From Aliarcobacter butzleri, the proteins below share one genomic window:
- a CDS encoding adenylosuccinate synthase has protein sequence MKADVIVGIQWGDEGKGKIVDMLAQKYDMVCRSQGGHNAGHTIWVDGVRYALQLIPSGILNPKAVNVIGNGVVVSPLNIIKEMSQFSSLEGRLFISDKAHLNLPFHALIDQAKERLKGDKAIGTTGKGIGPTYAEKVSRTGFRMGELLNPIKLCDDILEYFKQNRSIFDVLDISTPNKDELLAELNEYKEKLSPFITNTTNLVWKAIDENKRILLEGAQGTMLDIDHGTYPYVTSSSTVSAGSCTGLGINPKDIGVITGIVKAYCTRVGNGPFPTEDFTEAGKTIGEVGKEFGTVTGRKRRCGWFDAVAVRYASRLNGCDQLALMKLDVLDGFSKIKVCVAYELDGERIDYMPSDMQNVKPIYEEIDGWDSVVGIQDFDKLPVNAKKYIEKIEEITSVKVGIISTSPERADTIIRG, from the coding sequence ATGAAAGCAGATGTAATAGTTGGTATTCAGTGGGGAGATGAAGGAAAAGGTAAAATAGTAGATATGCTAGCACAAAAATATGACATGGTTTGTAGAAGCCAAGGTGGTCATAATGCTGGTCATACTATTTGGGTTGATGGAGTAAGATATGCTCTTCAACTAATTCCTTCAGGAATTTTAAATCCAAAAGCTGTAAATGTTATTGGAAATGGTGTTGTTGTATCACCTTTAAATATAATTAAAGAGATGAGCCAGTTTTCAAGTTTAGAAGGGCGACTATTTATTTCTGATAAAGCACATTTAAATTTACCATTTCATGCTTTAATCGACCAAGCAAAAGAGAGATTAAAAGGTGACAAAGCTATTGGAACAACAGGAAAAGGTATAGGACCTACTTATGCAGAGAAAGTAAGTCGTACTGGTTTTAGAATGGGTGAACTTTTAAATCCAATAAAACTTTGTGATGATATTTTAGAATACTTTAAACAAAATAGATCAATATTTGATGTTTTAGATATAAGTACTCCAAATAAAGATGAACTATTAGCTGAATTAAATGAATATAAAGAAAAATTAAGTCCATTTATTACAAATACAACTAACCTTGTTTGGAAAGCAATAGATGAAAACAAAAGAATCCTTTTAGAAGGTGCTCAAGGAACAATGCTTGATATTGACCATGGAACTTATCCTTATGTAACAAGTTCTAGTACAGTTAGTGCTGGTTCTTGTACAGGTTTAGGAATAAATCCAAAAGATATTGGAGTTATTACTGGAATTGTAAAAGCTTACTGTACAAGAGTAGGAAACGGACCTTTCCCTACTGAAGATTTTACTGAAGCTGGAAAAACAATAGGTGAAGTTGGAAAAGAGTTTGGAACAGTAACAGGAAGAAAAAGAAGATGTGGTTGGTTTGATGCAGTTGCAGTTAGATATGCAAGTAGATTAAATGGTTGTGACCAATTAGCTTTAATGAAACTTGATGTTTTAGATGGTTTTTCTAAAATCAAAGTTTGTGTTGCTTATGAACTTGATGGAGAAAGAATAGATTATATGCCATCAGATATGCAAAATGTAAAACCAATTTATGAAGAGATAGATGGTTGGGACAGTGTAGTTGGTATACAAGATTTTGATAAACTTCCAGTAAATGCAAAAAAATATATAGAAAAAATAGAAGAGATAACTTCTGTAAAAGTTGGGATTATTTCAACTTCTCCAGAAAGAGCAGACACAATTATAAGAGGGTAA
- a CDS encoding ATP phosphoribosyltransferase regulatory subunit, producing the protein MIFEHEIPKGSRLYFGKLAKAKRVLENQVCDILDKAGFEEILTPNFSYSQHQAIANEKKLIKFSDEQNEQVSLRADSTLDVVRIITKRLGRTTKHKKWFYVQPIFSYPSTEEYQIGCEWIDHNNIADIMNLTANILNSLKIEPILQISNINIPKLVCSELNLDISLLKNGEMSELFKLNCDWLNKLIKVKDVASLQSVIELVPDSIKKELEKLLSKAKEVKYSNIIIAPLYYGSLKYYDDIYYRVIDKNLLLCNGGMYSSNGLSSLGFALYTDNLLKMLEG; encoded by the coding sequence ATGATTTTTGAACACGAAATTCCAAAAGGAAGTAGATTATACTTTGGAAAATTGGCAAAAGCAAAAAGAGTATTAGAAAATCAAGTTTGTGATATTTTAGATAAAGCTGGATTTGAAGAGATATTAACTCCAAACTTTTCATATTCTCAACATCAAGCAATTGCAAATGAAAAAAAGTTGATAAAATTTTCAGATGAACAAAATGAACAAGTTTCTTTAAGAGCTGATTCAACTTTGGATGTTGTAAGAATTATCACAAAAAGATTGGGAAGAACAACAAAACATAAAAAATGGTTTTATGTTCAACCAATTTTTTCTTATCCATCAACAGAAGAGTATCAAATTGGTTGCGAATGGATAGACCATAATAATATTGCTGATATTATGAATTTAACAGCAAATATTCTAAATTCTTTAAAAATTGAGCCTATTTTACAAATATCAAATATCAATATTCCAAAATTGGTTTGTAGTGAATTAAATCTAGATATCTCTTTATTAAAAAATGGAGAAATGTCTGAATTATTTAAATTAAATTGCGATTGGCTAAATAAACTTATAAAAGTAAAAGATGTAGCAAGTTTACAAAGTGTAATTGAACTTGTTCCAGATAGTATAAAAAAAGAGTTAGAAAAACTTCTTTCAAAAGCAAAAGAAGTAAAATATTCAAATATCATTATTGCTCCACTTTATTATGGAAGTTTAAAATATTATGATGATATTTATTATAGAGTAATAGATAAAAATTTACTTTTATGTAATGGTGGGATGTATTCAAGTAATGGACTTAGTTCATTAGGATTTGCACTATACACAGATAATTTATTAAAAATGTTAGAGGGTTGA
- a CDS encoding pyridoxal-phosphate-dependent aminotransferase family protein, whose amino-acid sequence MLLTPGPTPVPEFARKAMSDITIHHRTPEFEAIFEKTRNLLLELYGMPEVLMLASSGTGAMEACITNLTKQKALTINSGKFGERFGKICNAFDIEYTEIKKEWNTPVTVEEVVNTIKNDSSIDAIFIQICESAGGLRHPVEEIATEVKKINPNIMIIADGITAVGVEKIDVTNLDAVITGSQKAFMLPPGLAIIGLSDKAVEKIEANPKGYYFNLAIELKNQRKNTTAWTAATTLIIGLGAILEKLKADGFDTLYTNTALRAKATREALKAIGFDIYPKSPANAMTTVYTEKSNEIRKILKNKYNVNIAGGQDHLSGKIFRINHMGLVEDFEASWAVNAVELTLDDLGIRTFDGTANKVFAMTMFKGNNK is encoded by the coding sequence ATGTTATTAACACCAGGACCAACTCCAGTACCAGAATTTGCTAGAAAAGCAATGTCTGATATTACTATTCATCATAGAACTCCTGAGTTTGAAGCAATTTTTGAAAAAACTAGAAATTTATTATTAGAACTTTATGGAATGCCAGAAGTTTTAATGTTAGCTTCAAGTGGAACAGGGGCGATGGAAGCTTGTATTACAAACTTAACAAAACAAAAAGCTCTTACAATTAACTCTGGAAAATTCGGAGAAAGATTTGGAAAAATCTGTAACGCTTTTGATATTGAATACACAGAAATCAAAAAAGAGTGGAATACTCCAGTTACTGTTGAAGAAGTTGTAAATACTATAAAAAATGATTCTTCTATTGATGCTATTTTTATTCAAATTTGTGAAAGTGCAGGAGGATTAAGACATCCTGTTGAAGAAATTGCAACTGAAGTAAAAAAAATCAACCCAAATATTATGATTATTGCAGATGGTATCACTGCTGTTGGTGTTGAAAAAATCGATGTTACAAATCTTGATGCAGTAATTACTGGAAGTCAAAAAGCATTTATGTTACCTCCAGGTCTTGCAATAATCGGATTATCTGATAAAGCTGTTGAAAAAATTGAAGCAAATCCAAAAGGTTACTATTTTAACTTAGCGATTGAACTAAAAAATCAAAGAAAAAATACAACTGCTTGGACAGCTGCAACAACACTTATTATTGGTCTTGGTGCAATTTTAGAAAAACTAAAAGCTGATGGATTTGATACTTTATACACAAACACTGCATTAAGAGCAAAAGCTACTAGAGAAGCTTTAAAAGCTATTGGATTTGATATTTATCCAAAAAGTCCAGCAAATGCAATGACAACTGTTTATACAGAAAAATCAAATGAAATTAGAAAAATCCTAAAAAATAAATACAATGTAAATATTGCTGGTGGTCAAGATCACTTAAGTGGAAAAATCTTTAGAATAAATCACATGGGATTAGTTGAAGATTTTGAAGCTTCTTGGGCTGTAAATGCAGTAGAATTGACTCTTGATGATTTAGGAATTAGAACATTTGATGGTACTGCAAACAAAGTTTTTGCAATGACAATGTTTAAAGGAAATAATAAATAA
- a CDS encoding YceI family protein, whose protein sequence is MNFLKLTLVSFAVTTTLFAGNYAIDTSLSNANFTVKHLKVTNVTGTFNDMSGNFEYEEETNKLKSLKGEIVVSSINTADEKRDEHLKSEDILNVKKFPKIFFKSTKIEDNIVYGDLTIRNVTKNIKLELENQAFLDKQVIFSMKGETKRSYFDISWDELLETGSIAVSDEIKLTINIKGNLVEEPKPEEKKEDKKKTNKKVTEKKKETK, encoded by the coding sequence ATGAATTTTTTGAAATTAACTTTAGTGTCATTTGCTGTTACAACGACTTTATTTGCAGGAAATTATGCTATTGATACATCTCTTTCAAATGCAAATTTCACAGTTAAACATTTAAAAGTTACAAATGTAACTGGAACATTTAATGATATGTCTGGAAATTTTGAATATGAAGAAGAGACAAATAAATTAAAATCTTTAAAGGGAGAAATAGTTGTATCATCGATTAATACAGCCGATGAAAAAAGAGATGAACATTTAAAATCTGAAGATATTTTAAATGTAAAAAAATTTCCAAAAATCTTTTTTAAATCAACTAAAATTGAAGACAATATTGTTTATGGAGACCTAACAATAAGAAATGTTACAAAAAATATAAAACTTGAGTTAGAAAATCAAGCATTTTTAGATAAACAAGTAATATTTTCAATGAAAGGTGAAACAAAACGAAGTTACTTTGATATAAGTTGGGATGAACTTTTAGAAACTGGTTCTATTGCTGTTTCTGATGAGATAAAACTTACAATAAATATTAAAGGAAATTTAGTAGAAGAACCAAAACCTGAAGAGAAAAAAGAAGATAAGAAAAAAACAAATAAAAAAGTAACTGAAAAGAAAAAAGAGACAAAATAA
- a CDS encoding MarR family winged helix-turn-helix transcriptional regulator: protein MNNKSLKTYGTRTDKAMKTVVRLEKTSLKITNLTINYLLKHNLTFNQFKVLEVLYHLGDLNIGSITKLTMSTPGNITVVVKNLKRDNWITSVKDQNDNRASILSITQKGKEIIEEVFPNHAKNLTKAMEVLNDEELNTLYDLLNKVYKAN, encoded by the coding sequence ATGAATAATAAATCGTTAAAAACTTATGGAACTAGAACTGATAAAGCTATGAAAACAGTTGTTAGATTAGAAAAAACAAGTTTAAAAATTACAAATTTAACAATTAATTATTTATTAAAACATAATCTTACGTTTAATCAATTTAAAGTGTTAGAAGTTTTATATCATTTAGGTGATTTAAACATAGGTTCAATTACAAAATTAACTATGAGTACACCTGGAAATATAACTGTTGTTGTAAAAAATCTTAAAAGAGATAATTGGATAACATCAGTAAAAGATCAAAATGATAATAGGGCATCAATTTTATCTATTACACAAAAAGGTAAAGAGATTATTGAAGAAGTTTTTCCAAATCATGCAAAAAACTTAACTAAAGCAATGGAAGTTTTAAATGATGAAGAACTAAATACTTTATATGATTTGTTAAATAAGGTTTATAAAGCAAATTAA
- a CDS encoding YceI family protein — MKKLKLGLLSLAVSTALFAGNYNVDASHSNAGFTVKHMMISNVTGKFNDVSGSFEYDEKTNKLKSVSGEIVVDSINTADEKRDGHLKSEDIFAAQKFPKITFKSTKVEKDVVYGDLTMKGVTKNIKLQLENGGAVGEKAGFALSGKINRSDFGITWNKVLETGGVAVSDEVKLTIDIEGNLAK; from the coding sequence ATGAAAAAATTAAAATTAGGTTTATTATCACTTGCTGTTTCAACAGCTTTATTTGCAGGAAATTATAATGTTGATGCTAGTCACTCAAATGCTGGTTTTACAGTAAAACATATGATGATATCAAATGTAACAGGAAAATTTAATGATGTATCGGGAAGTTTTGAATATGATGAAAAAACTAACAAATTAAAATCTGTAAGTGGTGAAATTGTTGTAGATTCAATCAATACTGCTGATGAGAAAAGAGATGGACATTTAAAATCAGAAGATATTTTTGCTGCACAAAAATTCCCAAAAATTACTTTTAAATCAACAAAAGTTGAAAAAGATGTAGTTTATGGAGATTTAACAATGAAAGGTGTTACAAAAAATATCAAACTTCAACTTGAAAATGGTGGAGCAGTTGGTGAAAAAGCTGGATTTGCTTTAAGCGGAAAAATCAATAGAAGTGATTTTGGAATTACTTGGAATAAAGTGTTAGAAACAGGTGGAGTTGCAGTTAGTGATGAAGTTAAATTAACTATTGATATAGAGGGGAATTTAGCTAAATAA
- a CDS encoding DODA-type extradiol aromatic ring-opening family dioxygenase, protein MYPTLFISHGAPNIILSDSKSKRNFEKFALSLELPKYIIIVSAHYVTKDLKIISPEANKIMYDFYGFEDELYKVTYEINSDKSLTNNLIEKLKNENINISIDENRKSYDHGVWNVLALFYKKLDIPVLQLSIPYSYSEAELINLGEKLKVFKNDAMIICSGGITHNLGDMSFSSIVKPYAKEFNDKIKNVIENGNKEELININSDVNFYKNHPSKEHFLPLYIAFGNAIEKRGKSFNSEIQYSNISMESFVFDEKDKL, encoded by the coding sequence ATGTACCCAACACTATTTATTTCACATGGAGCTCCAAATATAATTTTAAGTGATTCTAAATCAAAAAGAAATTTTGAGAAATTTGCACTTAGTTTAGAATTACCAAAGTATATAATAATAGTTTCAGCACACTATGTTACAAAAGATTTAAAAATTATAAGTCCTGAAGCTAATAAAATAATGTATGATTTTTATGGCTTTGAAGATGAATTATATAAGGTTACTTATGAAATAAATAGTGACAAAAGTTTGACGAACAATTTAATAGAAAAATTAAAAAATGAAAATATAAATATATCAATTGATGAAAATAGAAAAAGTTATGATCATGGAGTATGGAATGTCTTGGCATTATTTTATAAAAAATTAGATATTCCTGTTTTACAGTTAAGTATTCCTTACTCTTATAGTGAAGCTGAATTGATAAATTTAGGTGAAAAACTAAAAGTATTTAAAAATGATGCTATGATTATTTGTAGTGGTGGTATTACACATAATCTTGGAGATATGAGTTTTAGTTCTATAGTAAAACCTTATGCAAAAGAGTTTAATGACAAAATAAAAAATGTTATTGAAAATGGTAATAAAGAAGAGTTAATAAATATAAATAGTGATGTGAATTTTTATAAAAACCATCCATCTAAAGAGCATTTTTTACCTTTATATATTGCTTTTGGAAATGCAATAGAAAAAAGAGGAAAATCTTTTAATAGTGAAATACAATATTCAAATATTTCGATGGAAAGTTTTGTTTTTGATGAAAAGGATAAATTATGA
- a CDS encoding pirin family protein, whose protein sequence is MIKKLAKENMGKSNLGWLESRFHFSFAEYRNPNNINFGVLRVLNDDIVHPESGFDTHPHANMEIISYVVNGEITHKDSMGNSEVLRRGEVQYLSAGDGIYHSEHNLHKSDDLRLLQIWILPPQAGLPRLYGSFKFKEEQRDNKLLKIVSSLDGDSKIKIYQDINIYVSEFDKKLEYKIEKNRQVYFVQIEGKAEVNGTILENGDAMEIVDEEILNINPLIKSHILFIEMQKK, encoded by the coding sequence ATGATAAAAAAACTAGCAAAAGAAAATATGGGAAAGTCAAATCTTGGTTGGTTAGAAAGTAGATTTCACTTTAGTTTTGCAGAATATAGAAATCCAAACAACATTAATTTTGGTGTTTTAAGAGTTTTAAATGATGATATTGTTCATCCAGAAAGTGGATTTGACACTCATCCTCATGCAAATATGGAGATTATTTCTTATGTTGTAAATGGAGAAATAACACATAAAGATTCAATGGGAAATAGTGAAGTTTTAAGAAGAGGAGAAGTTCAATATTTAAGTGCTGGAGATGGAATATATCATAGCGAGCACAATCTTCATAAAAGTGATGATTTAAGGCTTTTACAAATTTGGATTTTACCTCCTCAAGCAGGACTACCAAGACTTTATGGTTCTTTTAAATTTAAAGAAGAACAAAGAGATAATAAATTATTGAAAATAGTATCCTCTTTAGATGGTGATAGCAAAATAAAAATCTATCAAGATATAAATATTTATGTTAGTGAATTTGATAAAAAGCTTGAATATAAAATAGAAAAGAATAGACAAGTTTATTTTGTACAAATTGAAGGAAAAGCTGAGGTAAATGGCACTATTTTAGAAAATGGTGATGCTATGGAAATAGTAGATGAGGAAATATTAAATATAAATCCTCTTATAAAAAGTCACATATTATTTATAGAAATGCAGAAAAAATAA